Genomic segment of Proteus vulgaris:
TTTCCGCCATTTAAAAAACTCAGGCCGCAGTCGGTAACCTCGCGCATACAGCCGGGCAGTGACGTCATCGTCTGCGCGGAAATGGACGAACAGTGGGGATACGTCGGGGCTAAATCGCGCCAGCGCTGGCTGTTTTACGCGTATGACAGGCTCCGGAAGACGGTTGTTGCGCACGTATTCGGTGAACGCACTATGGCGACGCTGGGGCGTCTTATGAGCCTGCTGTCACCCTTTGACGTGGTGATATGGATGACGGATGGCTGGCCGCTGTATGAATCCCGCCTGAAGGGAAAGCTGCACGTAATCAGCAAGCGATATACGCAGCGAATTGAGCGGCATAACCTGAATCTGAGGCAGCACCTGGCACGGCTGGGACGGAAGTCGCTGTCGTTCTCAAAATCGGTGGAGCTGCATGACAAAGTCATCGGGCATTATCTGAACATAAAACACTATCAATAAGTTGGAGTCATTACCCCCCGGACGAGTGGGAATCCATGGTAGGGATTTTTACCGAAATGGAAGAACACTATTAGGGGGCACCTCAGAAAACGGAAAATAAAGCACGCTAAGGCATAGCTGACCTTGCCAGGCCTGCTTCGCCCTGTAGTGACGCGATCAACGGGCAGGAAACATTCCCCTTTCGTGCATGGCAGGCGCACACGAGTTCAGACAGCACGGTTTCCATGCGCGCCAAGTCGGCCATCTTCTCGCGCACGTCCTTGAGCTTGTGTTCGGCCAGGCTGCTGGCCTCCTCGCAGTGGGTGCCATCGTCGAGCCGCAACAGCTCGGCAATCTCGTCCAGACTGAACCCCAGCCGCTG
This window contains:
- a CDS encoding IS1-like element IS1B family transposase (programmed frameshift), producing the protein MASVSISCPSCSATDGVVRNGKSTAGHQRYLCSHCRKTWQLQFTYTASQPGTHQKIIDMAMNGVGCRATARIMGVGLNTIFRHFKKLRPQSVTSRIQPGSDVIVCAEMDEQWGYVGAKSRQRWLFYAYDRLRKTVVAHVFGERTMATLGRLMSLLSPFDVVIWMTDGWPLYESRLKGKLHVISKRYTQRIERHNLNLRQHLARLGRKSLSFSKSVELHDKVIGHYLNIKHYQ
- the merR gene encoding Hg(II)-responsive transcriptional regulator, producing the protein MENNLENLTIGVFAKAAGVNVETIRFYQRKGLLREPDKPYGSIRRYGEADVVRVKFVKSAQRLGFSLDEIAELLRLDDGTHCEEASSLAEHKLKDVREKMADLARMETVLSELVCACHARKGNVSCPLIASLQGEAGLARSAMP